A single genomic interval of Terriglobus albidus harbors:
- a CDS encoding ubiquitin-conjugating enzyme E2 yields the protein MASPRTRRLKLDHETLTRRFAGWPVIQITGSAGLPPEIYQFQFNLKGIYVNAAGEILERDTHVLEVQLSLEYPRRAPQCRMLTPVFHPNFDETSVCIGDFWAASEGLDDLVVRIGRMIAYQEYNTRSPLNGLAAKWAAEHLSLLPIDSRTVAPPLEETVVGKNDIEAAAPAALETPGDPWSEKLHVT from the coding sequence CGCGCACCCGCAGACTGAAGCTCGATCATGAGACGCTGACCCGCCGCTTTGCCGGCTGGCCGGTGATCCAGATTACCGGCAGCGCCGGCCTGCCGCCGGAAATCTATCAGTTCCAGTTCAACCTGAAAGGCATCTACGTCAACGCCGCCGGCGAGATTCTGGAACGCGATACTCATGTTTTGGAAGTGCAGTTATCGCTCGAGTATCCCCGCCGCGCTCCACAATGCCGCATGCTGACGCCAGTCTTCCATCCAAACTTCGACGAGACCAGCGTCTGCATCGGCGACTTCTGGGCGGCGTCAGAGGGCCTGGATGACTTAGTGGTGCGCATCGGACGCATGATCGCCTATCAGGAGTACAACACCCGCAGCCCATTGAACGGCCTCGCCGCTAAATGGGCTGCGGAGCATCTTTCACTGCTGCCTATTGATAGCCGCACGGTAGCGCCGCCTTTGGAAGAAACTGTTGTGGGGAAGAACGATATAGAAGCGGCTGCTCCAGCCGCGCTAGAAACTCCGGGTGATCCATGGAGTGAAAAGCTACATGTGACATAG
- a CDS encoding AAA family ATPase: MDLENNMARSDLLVSLVKAGTCGDSRGFRSAAEAIIAEERAKQHGVLADRLTKAIQVNGTGNIVRANFQTISSSDPHYRGKDFISEVVPRRRLDDLILPLLARQNVLELIEEQQRADLLRAHGLEPRNRILLVGPPGTGKTTLAEAIAEAVSVPLFVVRYEAMIGSYLGETASRLKRVVDYAKTTPCVLFFDEFDAIGKERGDIHETGEIKRVVSTLLMQIDDLPSYAMVAAATNHPELLDRAAWRRFQVRVQLELPTRNDLAKYLENFLIQFRESAGISAATLAKALGHISYADAEQFCLDVRRRQVLAAGERSLKQIVADQLRIWTAKSRAQQPKPKEKEDADATSASTSHTEP, encoded by the coding sequence ATGGATCTGGAGAACAACATGGCGCGTAGCGACCTTCTTGTTTCTCTCGTGAAGGCGGGTACCTGCGGTGACAGCCGCGGTTTCAGGTCGGCGGCAGAAGCGATCATTGCTGAGGAACGTGCAAAGCAACACGGCGTTTTGGCAGATCGACTAACAAAAGCCATTCAAGTCAATGGCACCGGAAATATTGTGCGAGCTAATTTCCAAACAATCAGTTCATCGGATCCGCACTATCGTGGTAAGGACTTCATATCCGAGGTTGTTCCAAGGCGTCGTCTTGATGATCTAATTCTTCCGTTACTGGCTAGGCAAAACGTGCTGGAGCTGATCGAAGAACAGCAAAGAGCAGATCTATTGCGAGCACATGGCCTTGAACCGAGAAATCGAATCCTATTGGTGGGGCCTCCGGGAACAGGTAAGACGACTCTTGCTGAAGCAATTGCAGAAGCTGTCTCCGTGCCTCTATTCGTGGTCCGTTATGAAGCAATGATTGGAAGCTATTTGGGAGAAACGGCTTCACGTCTAAAAAGGGTTGTTGACTATGCGAAGACAACTCCTTGCGTACTCTTTTTCGACGAATTTGACGCAATCGGAAAGGAAAGAGGAGATATCCACGAAACCGGAGAGATTAAGCGGGTTGTTAGCACATTGCTTATGCAGATTGATGACCTACCAAGTTATGCAATGGTTGCCGCAGCAACCAACCATCCTGAATTGCTTGATCGAGCGGCATGGAGACGTTTTCAGGTTCGTGTGCAATTGGAGCTGCCAACCCGAAATGATTTGGCAAAATATCTCGAGAATTTTCTTATTCAGTTTCGTGAGTCAGCCGGCATTTCTGCAGCGACTTTAGCAAAAGCGTTAGGACACATAAGCTATGCTGACGCAGAACAATTCTGTCTCGATGTGAGACGCAGGCAAGTTCTGGCAGCAGGCGAACGTAGCCTGAAACAGATAGTGGCAGATCAGTTGAGGATCTGGACCGCGAAGTCACGAGCTCAGCAGCCAAAGCCAAAGGAGAAAGAGGATGCCGACGCGACCTCTGCTTCCACTTCCCACACCGAACCATGA